In Tripterygium wilfordii isolate XIE 37 chromosome 15, ASM1340144v1, whole genome shotgun sequence, one DNA window encodes the following:
- the LOC120017308 gene encoding disease resistance protein RPM1-like: protein MSWPEKVRRISVHNTLQNAHHSLVVPKLRSLFMCWGMDSVNESSKLIFSSGHSRLLNVLDMQDASLKKFPKQVSSLFLLKYLNLRNTKLKNIPSSIRNLGFLETLDLKKTHVSKLPVDILELKRLRHLLVYHYEKEPNSNTHFKYGFKAMKRIGCLQSLQKLCFIESHQHGNHIMEELGRLRQLRRLGIIKFRTRDGKALCSSIEKLKNLRAFSVTAEHKNEIIDMQHLTCPPQFLQRLYLRGRLEKLPNWISSLQGLVKLCLRWSRLTGDPLFTLHRLPNLVHLEFIQAFDGESLVFVAGGFQRLKFLGLNKLERLKRVVVEKGALPCLEKLIVGYCGLQQVPSGIENLTMLKLLVFQKMPSNFISSLHLFCGEDNWKDSHIPEVYFTDSEYGITDDVYSLESFRKGQNFLRLDAGIKRQKHE, encoded by the coding sequence ATGTCCTGGCCTGAAAAAGTACGGCGTATATCAGTGCATAACACCCTGCAAAATGCACATCATAGCCTGGTTGTCCCGAAACTCCGTTCTCTATTCATGTGTTGGGGCATGGATTCTGTAAATGAATCTTCTAAACTTATCTTTTCTTCTGGCCACTCGCGGCTGCTTAACGTGTTAGACATGCAAGATGCATCCTTGAAGAAATTCCCAAAACAGGTAAGCAGCCTCTTCCTTTTAAAGTATCTAAACTTGAGGaataccaaattaaaaaatattccaaGCTCTATCAGGAATCTCGGTTTCCTTGAGACATTGGACCTTAAGAAAACTCATGTCAGTAAATTGCCAGTTGACATTCTGGAGCTCAAAAGGCTCCGCCACCTCTTGGTTTATCATTATGAAAAGGAGCCCAATTCTAATACTCACTTCAAATATGGTTTCAAGGCCATGAAAAGAATAGGATGTCTACAGTCCTTACAAAAGCTCTGCTTCATAGAGTCACACCAGCATGGCAACCATATAATGGAAGAACTTGGCCGGCTCCGACAACTAAGAAGGTTGGGCATTATAAAGTTCAGAACAAGAGACGGGAAGGCGCTATGTTCTTCCATTGAGAAGCTGAAGAACCTTCGAGCCTTTTCTGTGACTGCAGAACACAAAAATGAGATCATTGATATGCAACACTTGACTTGCCCTCCTCAGTTTCTTCAACGGCTATACTTGAGAGGACGTTTAGAGAAGCTCCCCAACTGGATATCTTCACTTCAAGGTTTGGTCAAGCTATGTTTAAGGTGGAGCCGATTAACTGGTGACCCACTTTTTACTCTCCATCGTTTACCAAATCTGGTGCATCTTGAATTCATTCAGGCTTTTGATGGAGAAAGCCTGGTATTTGTGGCAGGAGGGTTTCAAAGGCTTAAGTTCTTGGGTCTAAATAAGTTAGAGCGACTAAAAAGGGTAGTTGTGGAAAAGGGAGCACTGCCTTGTCTTGAAAAGCTAATCGTTGGGTATTGCGGATTACAGCAGGTTCCATCAGGCATTGAAAATCTAACTATGCTTAAATTACTGGTGTTTCAAAAGATGCCTAGCAATTTCATATCGTCACTTCATCTTTTTTGTGGCGAAGATAATTGGAAGGATTCGCACATCCCGGAGGTTTACTtcactgattctgaatatggcATTACAGATGATGTTTACTCCTTAGAGAGTTTCAGAAAGGGACAAAACTTCCTGAGGCTTGACGCTGGAATAAAGAGACAAAAGCATGAATGA
- the LOC120015880 gene encoding loganic acid O-methyltransferase-like: protein MAMKTTMNGGDGHYSYTRNSLGQRQGLELMKDLINKGIDEKLDVAKFMSSSSSFSPKMFRVADLGSSVGPNTYFAVQNIINSVKLKYQETDVEFQAFFNDQISNDFNTLFKNLPSDREYFVAAAPGPFHGRLFPKKSIHFVHSSYSLHWLSSVPKELVDKESPAYNKGKIFYTSASEQVFEAYTAQFAKDITSFLNARAHEVVHGGLMALLIPCFPDGTPPSQRNMEGVFDLLGDSLTDLANMGLVSEAKVDSFNLPLYHTSPQELKGLIEKNGDFSIERMENICRSRTQVDASFIKSMILHLRAAWEGMIREHFGNDIVDELFDRFTKKAINSSIFSESEKYESLSELFVLLKRNGD, encoded by the exons ATGGCCATGAAAACTACTATGAATGGAGGAGATGGACATTACAGCTACACCCGCAATTCTTTGGGGCAG AGACAAGGATTGGAGCTGATGAAGGACTTGATAAACAAAGGAATTGATGAAAAGCTTGATGTGGCTAAGTTCatgtcatcttcttcttccttttctccgAAAATGTTCAGGGTTGCTGATCTGGGATCTTCTGTTGGGCCTAACACATACTTTGCTGTGCAAAACATTATAAATTCTGTGAAACTCAAATATCAAGAAACTGATGTTGAGTTTCAAGCATTTTTCAATGATCAAATCTCTAATGATTTCAATACCCTCTTCAAGAATCTTCCTTCTGATAGGGAATACTTTGTTGCTGCTGCACCTGGTCCTTTTCATGGCCGCTTGTTTCCCAAGAAGTCTATCCATTTTGTCCACTCCTCCTATTCACTTCATTGGCTCTCAAGTGTTCCAAAAGAGTTGGTAGACAAGGAATCACCCGCATACAATAAGGGGAAGATCTTTTACACAAGTGCCTCGGAACAAGTCTTCGAAGCTTACACAGCTCAATTTGCTAAAGACATCACATCTTTTCTCAATGCCAGGGCACATGAGGTGGTCCATGGAGGGCTTATGGCCTTATTGATACCTTGCTTTCCAGATGGCACTCCTCCTTCGCAGCGCAACATGGAAGGCGTGTTTGATTTACTTGGAGACAGCCTCACGGATTTGGCCAATATG GGATTAGTTAGTGAGGCTAAAGTGGACTCCTTCAACTTGCCACTGTACCACACAAGTCCACAAGAATTAAAGGGCTTGATTGAGAAAAATGGTGATTTTAGCATTGAAAGAATGGAAAACATATGCCGGAGTAGGACTCAAGTTGACGCTTCTTTCATTAAGAGTATGATCCTGCACTTAAGAGCTGCTTGGGAAGGAATGATCCGGGAACACTTTGGTAATGATATAGTTGACGAGCTCTTCGATCGGTTCACCAAGAAAGCCATCAACTCTTCCATCTTTTCGGAGTCAGAAAAGTACGAGTCTTTATCTGAATTGTTTGTCCTTCTCAAGCGAAATGGTGATTGA